In Candidatus Kaistella beijingensis, a genomic segment contains:
- a CDS encoding S46 family peptidase gives MKRILLLLTFMLSFFQLKADEGMWLLSMVKRLNGVDLKKQGLKLTAEEIYSINNSSLKDAIVQFGGGCTAEIVSKEGLLFTNHHCGYGNIAALSTPEKDYLTNGFWAMKKSEELPAKGLSVRFMVRMDDVSQRINAKLNNSMTAEERKAVIDAEYKAIQTENSENGKYTVVVRDFYNGNEFYYFVYQDFKDVRLVGTPPNALGKYGGDTDNWEWPRHTVDFSVFRVYADANGNPAEYSPNNVPMKPKHALPISLKGYKPGDFTMIVGYPGRTNRYLTSYGIEQMVNKDYPAWVEASKMAMDVMKKYMDKDQATKLHYASQYASVANYWKNRQGTIDAVEKNQTIAGKKDLESKFQVWALLPENQAVYGGVLEDIKGNYTQFSNRNVERNYSSQLQRNAKYLPIAYQLGSLLKTYVDQDDAGKAGMKTKVTDAINRMYDGLNTQLEGEMLNSMVGLYQQRVNKDVASPSLMSVDAKTLSNIAFSSIFATKESALNFVNSPDKLKLDADPLLKIANSFIEDQKLMGEKFAKVDDAFAKNSRIFLDGLRKSQPEKAFYPDANSTMRLTYGSVNTLPERSDRKYYGISEKNNYYTDINGMVAKYKKGDEEFDLPQRFLDLVKKKDFGQYKDKKGFMPVNFLSNNDITGGNSGSPILDGSGNLLGLAFDGNSEALSGDIIFDPKLQKTINVDVRMVLWTIEKYGKAGHLISEMTLVR, from the coding sequence ATGAAAAGAATATTATTACTGCTCACTTTCATGTTGAGCTTTTTCCAGCTAAAAGCTGATGAGGGAATGTGGCTTTTGTCGATGGTCAAAAGACTTAATGGGGTTGATTTGAAAAAACAGGGATTAAAATTGACGGCTGAAGAAATTTACTCCATCAATAATTCTAGCTTAAAAGATGCTATCGTGCAATTTGGTGGTGGTTGTACTGCTGAAATCGTTTCTAAGGAAGGTTTGCTTTTCACCAATCATCATTGTGGTTACGGTAATATCGCGGCTCTTTCAACTCCTGAAAAAGATTATTTGACCAACGGTTTTTGGGCAATGAAAAAATCTGAGGAACTTCCTGCAAAAGGACTTTCTGTAAGATTTATGGTGAGAATGGATGATGTCTCTCAAAGAATTAATGCAAAATTAAACAACAGCATGACTGCCGAAGAAAGAAAAGCGGTTATTGATGCAGAATACAAAGCCATTCAAACAGAAAACTCAGAGAACGGAAAATATACAGTGGTAGTAAGAGATTTCTACAATGGAAATGAATTCTACTATTTTGTTTACCAAGATTTCAAAGATGTAAGATTGGTAGGAACTCCACCAAACGCTTTAGGAAAATATGGCGGCGATACTGATAACTGGGAATGGCCAAGACATACCGTGGATTTTTCAGTGTTCAGAGTTTACGCAGATGCAAACGGAAATCCAGCGGAATATTCTCCGAACAACGTTCCAATGAAGCCAAAACATGCGCTTCCAATTTCTCTTAAAGGCTACAAACCTGGAGATTTCACGATGATTGTTGGTTATCCCGGAAGAACAAACAGATACCTTACTTCTTACGGAATCGAGCAAATGGTAAATAAAGATTATCCAGCTTGGGTTGAAGCCTCAAAAATGGCCATGGATGTGATGAAAAAGTACATGGACAAAGACCAGGCTACAAAACTTCATTACGCTTCCCAATACGCTTCTGTTGCAAATTATTGGAAGAACAGACAGGGAACAATTGATGCAGTTGAAAAAAACCAAACCATAGCAGGTAAAAAAGATTTAGAAAGCAAATTCCAGGTTTGGGCGTTACTTCCTGAAAATCAAGCTGTTTATGGCGGAGTTTTAGAAGATATTAAAGGAAATTACACCCAGTTTTCAAACAGAAACGTAGAGAGAAACTACTCTTCCCAACTACAAAGAAATGCGAAATATCTTCCCATTGCTTACCAGTTAGGTTCTTTGTTGAAAACTTATGTTGATCAAGATGATGCCGGAAAAGCTGGAATGAAGACCAAAGTTACCGACGCAATCAACAGAATGTACGATGGTTTAAACACCCAATTAGAGGGCGAAATGTTGAACTCAATGGTTGGTCTTTATCAGCAAAGAGTAAACAAAGACGTTGCTTCACCATCTTTAATGTCGGTTGATGCAAAAACGTTGTCAAACATAGCATTCTCTTCGATTTTCGCAACTAAAGAATCAGCACTGAATTTCGTAAACAGTCCTGATAAATTAAAACTTGATGCAGACCCATTATTAAAAATTGCAAACAGCTTCATCGAAGATCAAAAATTAATGGGAGAGAAGTTCGCAAAAGTTGATGACGCTTTCGCGAAAAACAGCAGAATATTTTTGGATGGTTTAAGGAAGTCTCAACCTGAAAAAGCATTCTATCCTGATGCCAATTCTACGATGAGATTAACTTACGGTTCTGTAAACACTTTGCCTGAAAGAAGCGACAGAAAATATTACGGAATTAGCGAAAAAAACAATTACTACACCGACATCAACGGAATGGTGGCGAAGTACAAGAAAGGTGATGAAGAATTCGATTTGCCACAAAGATTCCTGGATTTGGTGAAGAAAAAAGATTTTGGTCAGTACAAAGACAAAAAAGGTTTCATGCCTGTAAACTTCTTGTCAAACAACGATATTACCGGTGGAAATTCAGGTTCGCCAATTCTTGATGGTAGCGGAAATCTTTTAGGTCTTGCTTTCGACGGAAACAGTGAGGCTTTAAGCGGCGATATTATTTTTGACCCGAAATTGCAGAAAACCATCAACGTTGACGTGAGAATGGTTCTTTGGACGATTGAAAAATACGGTAAAGCAGGTCACTTGATCAGTGAGATGACTTTGGTAAGATAA
- the yihA gene encoding ribosome biogenesis GTP-binding protein YihA/YsxC translates to MVIKTAEFVKSSGKWQDCPEPNLPEYAFIGRSNVGKSSLINAMMNHKDLAKTSQTPGKTQLINHFLVNESWYLTDLPGYGYARVSKSLRKDFEKLITNYILNRKNLVNLFVLVDSRHTPQKIDLEFIEWCGENGIPFSIVFTKADKLKPNAAISNVENYQAELLKTWEDLPETYVTSAEKKVGTDEILNFISKTNKFLEENHVNFKG, encoded by the coding sequence ATGGTTATCAAAACAGCGGAATTTGTGAAAAGTAGCGGAAAATGGCAGGATTGCCCTGAACCCAACTTACCTGAATATGCATTTATCGGAAGATCCAATGTGGGGAAATCTTCCTTAATCAATGCGATGATGAATCACAAAGATTTGGCGAAAACCTCTCAAACCCCAGGAAAGACACAACTTATTAATCATTTTTTAGTGAATGAGAGTTGGTATTTGACCGATTTGCCCGGTTACGGTTACGCGCGGGTTTCGAAAAGTTTAAGGAAAGATTTCGAGAAGCTGATCACCAATTATATCCTGAACAGAAAAAACCTGGTGAACCTTTTCGTCTTGGTTGATTCCCGACATACGCCACAAAAAATCGATCTGGAATTTATTGAATGGTGTGGCGAAAACGGAATTCCCTTCTCTATAGTTTTTACTAAAGCTGATAAACTAAAACCCAACGCAGCAATTTCTAATGTTGAAAACTATCAAGCAGAACTTCTGAAAACATGGGAAGATCTGCCGGAAACATATGTTACTTCTGCAGAAAAAAAGGTGGGAACGGATGAGATTCTAAACTTCATTTCCAAAACGAATAAGTTTTTAGAAGAAAACCATGTAAATTTTAAGGGATGA
- a CDS encoding DUF3267 domain-containing protein, which translates to MNLENYNKDQKTIDLMKANLVAIKYLIFFAIIFTVPYYLIWGNNLSESFYKGANPFLKMFFPLIAFIIGIVIHEFVHGIFFAKYATKGFKSVKFGVLWKMLTPYAHCKEPLQIKHYIIALLAPLVLVGILPAILGMVLGNPGLLLFGIIFSGSAAGDIMIYNLIKKENPEDYVQDHPSEAGYYIFRKKL; encoded by the coding sequence ATGAATTTAGAAAATTATAATAAAGACCAGAAAACGATCGACTTGATGAAAGCCAATCTTGTCGCGATAAAATATCTCATTTTCTTTGCGATAATATTTACCGTTCCCTATTATTTGATTTGGGGAAACAATTTATCTGAAAGTTTTTATAAAGGAGCAAATCCGTTTCTAAAAATGTTTTTTCCCTTGATTGCATTTATTATTGGAATTGTAATTCACGAATTTGTGCACGGAATTTTCTTTGCGAAATATGCTACGAAAGGATTTAAATCGGTAAAATTTGGCGTGCTTTGGAAAATGTTGACGCCTTATGCACATTGCAAAGAACCTCTACAAATCAAACATTACATCATCGCTTTATTGGCTCCACTTGTTTTAGTGGGGATTTTACCCGCAATTTTAGGAATGGTTCTTGGAAATCCAGGTTTGCTACTGTTTGGAATTATATTTTCCGGTTCTGCAGCGGGGGATATCATGATTTATAACCTCATCAAAAAAGAAAATCCTGAAGATTATGTTCAGGACCATCCATCGGAAGCGGGTTATTATATTTTTAGAAAGAAGTTATAA
- a CDS encoding GNAT family N-acetyltransferase encodes MKDILWKVKKFDQLTLNELYCILKIRQEVFIVEQACYYLDADGCDDQAVHLWAERNGEILAYCRVFDEGVKYGESSIGRVLTGQKFRNLKLGKVLMKFALEVIESRFKSKRVRISAQDYLIKFYTEFGFSETGKKYFEDDIPHTEMYRQIEGSAL; translated from the coding sequence ATGAAAGATATTCTTTGGAAAGTCAAAAAATTTGATCAACTGACTTTAAATGAGCTTTACTGCATCCTAAAAATTCGGCAGGAAGTTTTTATCGTGGAACAGGCATGCTACTATCTTGATGCAGATGGTTGCGATGATCAGGCCGTTCACCTTTGGGCAGAAAGGAATGGAGAAATTTTGGCCTATTGCAGGGTTTTTGACGAGGGTGTTAAATATGGGGAGTCGTCAATAGGACGAGTTCTTACAGGTCAAAAGTTTAGGAACTTAAAATTGGGAAAAGTTTTGATGAAATTTGCTCTGGAAGTTATAGAATCAAGATTTAAAAGTAAAAGGGTGAGGATTTCTGCACAAGATTATTTAATAAAGTTTTATACCGAGTTTGGTTTCTCAGAAACCGGAAAAAAATATTTCGAAGACGATATCCCGCACACGGAGATGTATCGACAAATAGAAGGAAGCGCTTTATAG
- a CDS encoding T9SS type A sorting domain-containing protein, with protein MKKLLLTGFALVAMMTQAQTWTTQNSNFPAAGTYPLSFSVVDANTVWAMGADGSGGGANVQAYTRTSNGGTTWTGGLINVGNTALLISDISATSATTAYAVATNSSGGAGGGVWKTTDGGATWAKQTVPGFNASTAFPNVVHFFDANTGYLMGDPDASGRYEIYNTTNGGATWTRNPAANSPAISNEFAYTHLKAAAGNVSWFGTDLGRVMKSNDKGVTWTISSTPIVDFGGVTTPGASGQIALKDANTAWVMDQDGLIYATTDAAANWAVVDVTAGTSFTGDIAYVPGTANTLITAGASSTSRGSAISTDGGHTWTALTPAPGDTDGIANLGVFNASAIWGGGFKDAATGGGMNKLGPLLATANVNAAKNAVTVYPNPTKGQVNIQSKSTVKSILLVDMNGRTVKTFENIKQIDLSGLQKGVYMLNVTLSDGQKTSTKLIKE; from the coding sequence ATGAAAAAACTTTTACTTACAGGATTTGCACTTGTTGCAATGATGACACAGGCACAGACTTGGACGACACAGAACTCCAATTTTCCTGCAGCTGGAACATATCCTTTGTCTTTTTCTGTAGTTGATGCCAATACAGTATGGGCAATGGGAGCTGATGGTTCTGGAGGGGGCGCAAACGTACAAGCATACACAAGAACAAGCAATGGAGGAACAACTTGGACAGGAGGATTAATTAATGTAGGCAATACCGCATTGCTTATTTCCGACATTAGTGCAACTTCTGCTACAACTGCTTATGCTGTAGCTACCAATTCCAGCGGAGGCGCAGGTGGTGGTGTATGGAAAACCACAGACGGAGGTGCAACTTGGGCAAAACAAACCGTTCCGGGATTTAATGCATCTACTGCTTTCCCAAATGTTGTTCATTTTTTTGACGCTAATACAGGTTACTTAATGGGTGACCCAGATGCATCAGGAAGGTATGAAATTTACAATACAACAAACGGAGGAGCTACCTGGACCAGAAACCCGGCCGCTAATTCCCCTGCTATTTCAAACGAATTTGCTTATACCCATTTGAAAGCAGCCGCAGGAAATGTTTCATGGTTTGGAACTGACCTTGGAAGAGTGATGAAATCGAATGACAAAGGAGTTACTTGGACAATTTCTTCGACACCAATCGTAGATTTTGGCGGGGTTACAACTCCAGGAGCAAGCGGACAAATTGCATTAAAAGATGCAAACACCGCTTGGGTTATGGATCAGGATGGCCTAATTTACGCTACAACTGATGCCGCAGCAAACTGGGCAGTGGTGGATGTTACTGCGGGTACTTCTTTTACAGGAGATATTGCTTATGTACCTGGAACAGCAAACACGTTAATTACAGCGGGTGCTTCATCAACTTCAAGAGGTTCTGCTATTAGTACTGATGGAGGACATACTTGGACAGCCCTTACTCCAGCACCAGGAGATACGGATGGAATCGCTAACTTAGGTGTGTTTAATGCTTCAGCAATTTGGGGAGGTGGATTTAAAGATGCTGCTACAGGAGGAGGAATGAATAAATTAGGACCACTTTTGGCAACTGCAAACGTTAATGCAGCGAAAAATGCAGTTACAGTTTATCCAAACCCAACTAAAGGACAAGTTAACATCCAGTCTAAGAGTACTGTGAAATCAATTTTATTGGTTGATATGAACGGAAGAACAGTAAAAACTTTTGAAAACATCAAACAAATTGATTTGTCAGGCTTACAAAAAGGAGTTTACATGCTAAATGTGACCTTATCTGATGGACAAAAAACATCAACAAAATTAATCAAAGAATAA
- a CDS encoding ROK family protein, which translates to MSLIDLSKQVALGVDIGGTNTKFGLVNHRGEILDKGSIRTDEFEKVEDFIEALYNKVKPLIDEYCTERQFDGIGVGAPNANYYRGTIEQAPNLRWKGIVPFAELMTAKFGVPCKMTNDANAAALGEMMFGAARGMKDFIMITLGTGVGSGIISNGQLIYGHDGFAGELGHTIIKPGGRKHWSTGSEGSLEAYASATGISITAKKMRAEFPDSMLNDYPEEKIDSRVVHECALKGDPTAIEVFRYTGQKLGEALANFVMFSSPEAILLFGGVIKAGDFILKPTKLNMERNLLPIFRNKVKLVFSELDEADAAILGASALVWEK; encoded by the coding sequence ATGTCATTAATAGATTTGTCGAAACAGGTCGCATTAGGAGTAGATATTGGCGGAACTAACACCAAATTCGGTTTGGTAAACCACCGCGGCGAAATTCTAGATAAAGGAAGCATCAGAACTGATGAATTTGAGAAAGTGGAAGACTTCATCGAGGCGCTTTACAATAAAGTAAAACCACTTATTGATGAATACTGCACGGAAAGACAGTTTGACGGAATTGGAGTCGGTGCACCCAACGCAAATTATTATCGGGGAACCATTGAACAGGCTCCAAATCTTCGTTGGAAAGGAATTGTTCCTTTTGCTGAATTAATGACGGCGAAGTTTGGTGTCCCGTGTAAAATGACCAATGATGCAAACGCAGCGGCTTTAGGTGAAATGATGTTCGGTGCAGCAAGAGGAATGAAGGATTTCATCATGATTACACTCGGAACCGGCGTTGGAAGCGGAATTATTTCCAACGGACAATTAATTTACGGTCACGATGGTTTCGCAGGTGAATTGGGACACACGATTATAAAACCAGGCGGAAGAAAACATTGGAGCACCGGTTCTGAAGGTTCTTTGGAAGCTTACGCATCCGCAACAGGAATTTCAATCACCGCAAAAAAAATGCGGGCAGAATTTCCCGATTCGATGCTCAATGATTATCCTGAAGAAAAAATCGATTCTAGAGTGGTTCATGAATGTGCGTTAAAAGGCGACCCCACGGCAATTGAAGTTTTCCGATATACAGGGCAGAAATTAGGGGAAGCTTTGGCAAATTTCGTAATGTTTTCTTCTCCCGAAGCAATTCTACTTTTTGGGGGCGTAATTAAAGCGGGAGATTTTATCTTAAAGCCTACCAAACTTAACATGGAACGAAATCTTTTGCCGATTTTCAGAAATAAGGTAAAACTCGTTTTCAGTGAACTGGACGAAGCTGATGCCGCTATTTTGGGCGCAAGTGCTTTGGTTTGGGAAAAGTGA
- a CDS encoding FtsL-like putative cell division protein: protein MAKRNTYRPQKKLTFIDIIKGNFLNRDEVKIHYRYFLLVFVLLMIMIYSNHLVSKKIEQVNDLKEQTEEYKSRNAYAQSRLIKVKLESELGKEMVQDSLLSLENHPHKLLIKLDSTDGGAK from the coding sequence TTGGCAAAACGAAACACCTATCGACCACAGAAAAAACTCACCTTTATAGACATCATAAAGGGAAATTTTCTGAACCGTGATGAAGTCAAAATTCATTACCGTTATTTTTTGTTGGTATTCGTGCTTTTGATGATTATGATTTACAGCAACCATTTGGTGAGCAAAAAAATCGAGCAAGTCAATGATTTAAAAGAACAGACCGAAGAATACAAATCAAGGAACGCTTACGCACAAAGCAGATTGATTAAAGTAAAATTAGAATCGGAATTGGGAAAAGAAATGGTGCAAGATTCCTTGTTATCCCTTGAAAATCACCCACATAAACTTTTGATAAAATTAGACAGTACAGATGGCGGTGCAAAATGA
- the mraZ gene encoding division/cell wall cluster transcriptional repressor MraZ: MIQFFETYECKIDDKGRLKLPSSLVKHLENLGGNFVVKRSVFNTCLEVYPVKTWEQTIQTIGKVNRFKARNLEFIRKFTAGLKTVEIDKAERILISKDLKTFANLEKEVVVAGMIDYFEVWDKTAYEENIKTNEADFAQLTEEVMGDVNFDDDEK; the protein is encoded by the coding sequence ATGATTCAATTCTTCGAGACATACGAGTGCAAAATTGATGACAAAGGCCGACTGAAACTGCCTTCGTCATTGGTAAAGCATTTGGAAAATCTCGGTGGAAATTTCGTGGTGAAACGTTCGGTTTTCAACACTTGTCTTGAAGTTTATCCCGTGAAAACTTGGGAACAAACCATCCAAACCATCGGCAAAGTAAACAGATTTAAAGCCAGAAACCTAGAATTCATCCGAAAATTTACCGCTGGTTTGAAGACCGTAGAAATTGACAAAGCAGAAAGGATCTTGATTTCAAAAGACCTCAAAACTTTTGCAAATTTAGAAAAAGAAGTGGTAGTCGCCGGAATGATTGATTATTTTGAAGTTTGGGACAAAACCGCGTACGAAGAAAACATAAAAACCAACGAAGCCGATTTCGCTCAACTCACCGAGGAAGTTATGGGCGACGTGAATTTTGATGACGATGAAAAATAA
- the rsmH gene encoding 16S rRNA (cytosine(1402)-N(4))-methyltransferase RsmH gives MYHNPVLLKKSVDDLVTNPDGIYVDVTFGGGGHSREILNRLSDKGKLFSFDQDLDALKNTIDDERFTLINQNFRFLENSLLIYGITAVDGILADLGVSSHQFDEAERGFSTRSNAPLDMRMNVMQSLDAKKVINDYEEEHLADIFYHYGELREARKLAREIVHHRKNKAIETTEELKKLFSYIPPHKQNKFFAQVFQAVRIEVNQELEVLKEMLLQSYKILKPGGRLVVISYHSLEDRLVKRFLKNGMFEGEPKRDIYGNYDKAFELLKTKAIIPDDKEIEENSRARSAKMRTGIKV, from the coding sequence GTGTATCACAATCCCGTATTGCTGAAGAAAAGTGTTGATGATTTGGTGACGAATCCGGACGGAATTTACGTGGATGTGACTTTCGGAGGAGGTGGTCATTCAAGAGAAATCTTGAATCGGCTTTCAGATAAAGGGAAATTGTTCAGTTTCGACCAAGATTTAGACGCTCTTAAAAATACGATTGATGATGAAAGATTCACGCTGATTAATCAAAATTTCCGCTTTTTGGAAAACTCGCTTTTGATTTATGGAATCACCGCGGTTGATGGAATTTTGGCAGATTTGGGCGTTTCTTCCCATCAATTTGATGAGGCAGAACGTGGATTTTCAACAAGAAGCAACGCACCTTTAGACATGAGGATGAACGTGATGCAAAGTTTGGACGCCAAAAAAGTCATCAATGATTATGAAGAAGAACATTTGGCGGATATTTTTTACCATTACGGCGAACTTCGGGAAGCGAGAAAATTGGCGAGAGAAATCGTTCACCACCGAAAAAATAAAGCGATTGAAACAACGGAAGAATTGAAAAAATTGTTCAGTTATATTCCGCCACATAAGCAGAACAAGTTTTTTGCGCAGGTTTTCCAGGCAGTGCGAATTGAAGTGAATCAGGAATTGGAGGTTTTGAAAGAAATGCTTCTTCAATCCTACAAAATCTTGAAACCCGGGGGAAGATTGGTCGTGATTTCTTACCATTCCCTGGAAGACCGATTGGTAAAGAGATTTTTAAAAAACGGAATGTTCGAAGGCGAACCAAAGAGAGATATATACGGTAATTATGACAAAGCATTTGAATTATTAAAAACAAAGGCAATCATTCCCGACGATAAAGAAATAGAAGAAAACTCACGTGCAAGAAGCGCGAAAATGAGAACAGGTATAAAAGTGTGA
- the msrA gene encoding peptide-methionine (S)-S-oxide reductase MsrA — protein MNKILVILMSFILSSCSGQESKKSLTKNQKMDKQNLKYITFGGGCFWCVEGAFQYLKGVESVVSGYSGGHKNNPTYEEVCTGETGHAEVVQIGYNPKELSYEQLMDVFFFLHDPTQLNRQGNDIGTQYRSVIFYKDDAEKTKAEEAIKQSEASGRWHGKYVTELAKFEKFWPAEQYHQGYYEANPNQPYCSAVVGPKIAKFKKHYGELGMLKSEVAN, from the coding sequence ATGAATAAGATTTTAGTAATTTTGATGAGCTTTATTTTGAGTTCCTGTAGCGGACAGGAATCCAAGAAATCTTTAACAAAAAATCAAAAAATGGATAAACAAAATTTAAAATATATCACTTTCGGGGGCGGATGTTTTTGGTGTGTAGAAGGCGCTTTTCAATATTTAAAAGGAGTTGAATCGGTAGTTTCTGGCTATTCCGGTGGACATAAAAATAATCCTACTTACGAAGAAGTTTGTACCGGCGAAACAGGACATGCAGAAGTGGTGCAAATCGGTTACAATCCGAAGGAACTTTCTTATGAACAGTTGATGGATGTGTTCTTTTTCCTGCACGATCCCACGCAATTGAATAGACAGGGAAATGACATCGGAACACAGTATCGTTCAGTAATTTTCTATAAAGACGATGCCGAAAAAACAAAAGCCGAAGAAGCCATCAAACAATCCGAAGCAAGCGGAAGATGGCACGGAAAATACGTCACGGAACTGGCAAAATTTGAGAAGTTTTGGCCAGCTGAACAATATCATCAAGGCTATTATGAAGCCAACCCGAACCAACCCTATTGCAGCGCAGTTGTTGGTCCAAAAATCGCCAAATTCAAAAAACATTACGGTGAACTTGGAATGTTGAAATCAGAAGTCGCAAATTAA
- a CDS encoding alpha/beta fold hydrolase, whose protein sequence is MLFKTKKNKQFKFLAEGEGRPIVLLQGLMGGLSNFTKLISYFSARGYRVYFPELPIYDLPVLNTNLTSIAKFVARFIEEEVGESAIIVGNSMGGHVGLILTLARPDVVSDLVLTGSSGLYERSFGDSFPRKNDRDYIKKKAEEVFYDPKIATEELVDEVFSIVNDRGKGIKTVMLARSAIKHNMEKELHKIQVPTCLIWGKQDTVTPPEVAIEMNRLIPNSELFWLDQCGHAAMMEKPDEFNEILYSWLKKIENK, encoded by the coding sequence ATGTTATTCAAGACAAAAAAAAATAAACAATTCAAATTTCTCGCAGAAGGTGAAGGGAGACCAATCGTTCTGTTGCAGGGATTAATGGGAGGATTGAGCAATTTCACCAAACTGATTTCCTATTTTTCGGCGAGAGGGTACCGCGTATATTTTCCTGAGTTACCAATTTACGATTTACCCGTTTTAAATACGAACCTGACTTCCATTGCGAAATTTGTAGCAAGGTTTATCGAGGAAGAAGTAGGAGAATCTGCAATTATTGTGGGGAATTCGATGGGAGGACACGTTGGCTTGATTTTGACTTTGGCGCGTCCGGATGTTGTAAGTGATTTGGTTTTGACGGGCAGTTCCGGTTTATATGAACGTTCATTTGGAGACAGTTTCCCGAGGAAAAATGACCGAGATTATATCAAGAAAAAAGCGGAGGAGGTATTTTACGATCCAAAAATTGCCACGGAAGAATTGGTAGACGAAGTTTTCTCGATTGTTAATGACCGCGGAAAAGGAATTAAAACCGTGATGCTTGCAAGAAGCGCCATTAAACATAATATGGAAAAGGAACTTCACAAAATTCAAGTTCCAACTTGTCTAATTTGGGGTAAGCAAGATACCGTAACTCCACCAGAAGTCGCGATCGAAATGAACCGATTGATTCCAAATTCGGAATTATTCTGGCTCGATCAATGCGGACACGCCGCAATGATGGAGAAACCAGACGAGTTCAATGAAATTCTCTACAGTTGGTTAAAGAAAATTGAAAACAAATAG